In the Diorhabda sublineata isolate icDioSubl1.1 chromosome 10, icDioSubl1.1, whole genome shotgun sequence genome, aaatgttattttattttcatttttttgaccatAGATATTTATTCCAATCATAAAACAGTAACTATCAATTCTCTAAAAACAATTGAAGTAAAACCTTTGTTTATCCACCACGACAATATGGCCGACAtttcaaaatcggctgttgtgccagaaaacatcgatgctatgcgtaaactgatattacaagatcgtcatgtgacataccatgagattgaggcatacttgggcttTAGTTCTAGTTAGTTACTTACTCAAAAATCCTGATAAAAGTGCTTTAGATAGTCGCGATTTATCATTCATGTCAACTTGAATAGTGAGTATAGACGGATGGATATCGAATTGGAAAGCTAGAATCCCATAAGCTTTTAATATGTTCTTCCACGGTAAATTTTCATTATGCACAACTTTAGATTCCTCTGGTATATATTTTGGACTAAATAAAATGCATCCGGATGTTAAGAAAAACACCGTTAGAACTATGCCAACTGATATTGAACACAAACATCTAGAAAATGAAAACTATGCTCAACTACAATTTTATCCCCTTTATAATTGCTTGTTCGTAATCTGATttgatgatttttaattattttcaacaacttACTTCATATCTTTTGGACTTCCCAACCATAAAATCGGACATAATAGCGCTCCGACCATAATAATCCAAAAACAATATGATATGTCGATAGATCCATTACTAACTCGTTGGCCGAATAGTTGCAGATTTTGTGAAGCtgattaataatgaaaatttttgtaataacttGGAAGAATCCCTCcaaatttgagtctcaattataattggcatAAAATTTGAGCCTCAATTATAATTGACATAgaatttgagtctcaattataattggcataaaatttgagtctcaattataattgtcataaaatttgagtctcgACTATAATTGGcttaaaatttgagtctcaattataattggcatagaatttgagtctcaattataattgacATAGAATTTGTGTCTCGACTATAATTagcataaaatttgagtctcaattataattggcataaaatttgagtctcaattataattggcatAGAATTTGtgtctcaattataattgacATAGAATTTGTGTCTCGACTATAATTagcataaaatttgagtctcaattataattggcataaaatttgagtctcaattataattggcatAGAATTTGTGTCTCGACTATAATTggcataaaatttgagtttcaattataattgtcataaaatttgagtctcaattataattggcataaaatttgagtctcaattataattagcataaaatttgagtctcaattataattggcatAGAATTTGTGTCTCGACTATAATTggcataaaatttgagtctcaattataattgtcataaaatttgagtctcgACTATAATTGGcttaaaatttgagtctcaattataattggcatagaatttgagtctcaattataattgacATAGAATTTGTGTCTCGACTATAATTggcataaaatttgagtctcaattataattagaataaaatttgagtctcaattataattgtcataaaatttgagtctcaattataattggcatAGAATTTGTGTCTCGACTATAATTGGcttaaaatttgagtctcaattataattggcatagaatttgagtctcaattataattggcatAGAATTTGTGTCTCGACTATAATTggcataaaatttgagtctcaattataattagcataaaatttgagtctcaattataattggcatAGAATTTGTGTCTCGACTATAATTGGCATAAAATTTGAATCTCGACTATAATTGGcttaaaatttgagtctcaattataattagcataaaatttgagtctcaattataattggcatAGAATTTGTGTCTCGACTATAATTggcataaaatttgagtctcaattataattgtcataaaatttgagtctcaattataattagcataaaatttgagtctcaattataattggcatAGAATTTGTGTCTCGACTATaattgtcataaaatttgagtctcgACTATAATTGGcttaaaatttgagtctcaattataattggcatagaatttgagtctcaattataattggcatAAAATTTGTGTCTCGACTATAATTGgtataaaatttgagtctcaattataattgtcataaaatttgagtctcaattaaAATTGGCATAGAATTTGTGTCTCGACTATAATTGGCATAAAActtgagtctcaattataattagcataaaatttgagtctcaattataattggcatgaaatttgagtctcaattataattgtcataaaatttgagtctcgACTATAATTGGcttaaaatttgagtctcaattataattggcatAAAATTTGAATCTCGACTATAATTGGcttaaaatttgagtctcaattataattagcataaaatttgagtctcaattataattggcatAGAATTTGTGTCTCGACTATAATTggcataaaatttgagtctcaattataattgtcataaaatttgagtctcaattataattgtcataaaatttgagtctcaattataattagcataaaatttgagtctcaattataattggcatAGAATTTGTGTCTCGACTATaattgtcataaaatttgagtctcgACTATAATTGGcttaaaatttgagtctcaattataattggcatagaatttgagtctcaattataattggcatAAAATTTGTGTCTCGACTATAATTGgtataaaatttgagtctcaattataattgtcataaaatttgaatctCAATTAAAATTGGCATAGAATTTGTGTCTCGACTATAATTGGCATAAAActtgagtctcaattataattagcataaaatttgagtctcaattataattggcatgaaatttgagtctcaattataattgtcataaaatttgagtctcgACTATAATTGGcttaaaatttgagtctcaattataattggcatAAAATTTGAATCTCGACTATAATTGGcttaaaatttgagtctcaattataattagcataaaatttgagtctcaattataattggcatAGAATTTGTGTCTCGACTATAATTggcataaaatttgagtctcaattataattgtcataaaatttgagtctcaattataattggcataaaatttgagtctcaattataattagcataaaatttgagtctcaattataattggcatAGAATTTGTGTCTCGACTATAATTggcataaaatttgagtctcaattataattagcataaaatttgagcctcaattataattggcatAGAATTTGTGTCTCGACTATAATTggcataaaatttgagtctcaattataattgtcataaaatttgagtctcaattaaAATTGGCATAGAATTTGTGTCTCGACTATAATTGGCATAAAActtgagtctcaattataattagcataaaatttgagtctcaattataattggcatgaaatttgagtctcaattataattgtcataaaatttgagtctcgACTATAATTGGcttaaaatttgagtctcaattataattggcatAAAATTTGAATCTCGACTATAATTGGcttaaaatttgagtctcaattataattagcataaaatttgagtctcaattataattggcatAGAATTTGTGTCTCGACTATAATTggcataaaatttgagtctcaattataattgtcataaaatttgagtctcaattataattggcataaaatttgagtctcaattataattagcataaaatttgagtctcaattataattggcatAGAATTTGTGTCTCGACTATaattgtcataaaatttgagtctcgACTATAATTGGcttaaaatttgagtctcaattataattggcataaaatttgagtctcaattataattagcataaaatttgagtctcaattataattagcataaaatttgagtctcaattataattggcatAGAATTTGAATCTCAATTATAATTagcataaaatttgagtctcaattataattggcataaaatttgagtctcaattataattgtcataaaatttgagtctcaattataattagcataaaatttgagtctcaattataattagcataaaatttgagtctcaattataattggcatAGAATTTGAATCTCAATTATAATTagcataaaatttgagtctcaattataattggcataaaatttgagtctcaattataattgtcataaaatttgagtctcaattataattggcataaaatttgagtctcaattataattagcataaaatttgagtctcaattataattagcataaaatttgagtctcaattataattggcataaaatttgagtctcaattataattgtcataaaatttgagtctcgACTATAATTGGcttaaaatttgagtctcaattataattggcataaaatttgagtctcaattataattggcataaaatttgagtctcaattataattagcataaaatttgagtctcaattataattggcatAGAATTTGAATCTCGACTATAATTGGcttaaaatttgagtctcaattataattggcatAAAATTTGAATCTCGACTATAATTggcataaaatttgagtctcaattataattggcataaaatttgagtctcaattataattagcataaaatttgagtctcaattataattggcatAGAATTTGTGTCTCGACTATaattgtcataaaatttgagtctcgACTATAATTGGcttaaaatttgagtctcaattataattagcataaaatttgagtctcaattataattggcatAGAATTTGTGTCTCGACTATAATTggcataaaatttgagtctcaattataattagcataaaatttgagcctcaattataattggcatAGAATTTGTGTCTCGACTATaattgtcataaaatttgagtctcgACTATAATTGGcttaaaatttgagtctcaattataattggcatagaatttgagtctcaattataattggcatAGAATTTGAATCTCGACTATAATTGGcttaaaatttgagtctcaattataattggcatAAAATTTGAATCTCGACTATAATTggcataaaatttgagtctcaattataattggcataaaatttgagtctcaattataattagcataaaatttgagtctcaattataattggcatAGAATTTGTGTCTCGACTATaattgtcataaaatttgagtctcgACTATAATTGGcttaaaatttgagtctcaattataattagcataaaatttgagtctcaattataattggcatAGAATTTGTGTCTCGACTATAATTggcataaaatttgagtctcaattataattggcataaaatttgagtctcaattataattagcataaaatttgagtctcaattataattggcatAGAATTTGTGTCTCGACTATaattgtcataaaatttgagtctcgACTATAATTGGcttaaaatttgagtctcaattataattggcatagaatttgagtctcaattataattggcatAGAATTTGAATCTCGACTATAATTGGcttaaaatttgagtctcaattataattggcatAAAATTTGAATCTCGACTATAATTggcataaaatttgagtctcaattataattggcataaaatttgagtctcaattataattagcataaaatttgagtctcaattataattggcatAGAATTTGTGTCTCGACTATAATTggcataaaatttgagtctcaattataattagcataaaatttgagcctcaattataattggcatAGAATTTGTGTCTCGACTATAATTggcataaaatttgagtctcaattataattagCATAAAATTTAAGTCCATATATAAATTGGCATGAAATTTGATTCTCATTTATAATTGGCATGAAATTtgagtctttattaaaattggCATGAGATTTTAGGCTCAATTATATTTGGAATGAAATTTAAGTCtcagttataataattaaaaatataaacgaccagtcaaaagtttttgcacTCCTccttttatattgtttgattCACAAACAATACGATGacttttaatattgatatttaaaagaaacttatactggacttgatgcaaaaaatgttgatgacttgaaaataatgcaatgacaatttttcttcaacaaaaatgtactctttgtttaactcgataaaatttatggtctAGAAGATATGTACATTTTTAGACCGTTGTACATGTCAAGGAaatcgttcgccataaagaaacattctgaagaaaattatcataaattgttattatttattgagatATTAAACCACAatgaaacatttctaattgaactgcgtGCTGTTGAACATCGTGTTGCATTAGataataaatcttttatatttaagaatttttgaCTGGTCTTCCTGAAATGAGAAATGCACAACTTTCGGCTATAAGTTTATGGTACTTAACAACAAATTTAGACTAAACTatttaaataactaaaatatattagTGTACgatcgaaaattttaattattaaaaatctattacCAACAATGAGGTTAGGAATTCCTCCTCCAAATATGGTAAGATCTAATAAAAATGTTACGAAGCTTGCAAACTTGCTACCAAAAGTGATTTCCGTTAAAGCTGCATATGGATAAcgatttttcttgtttatcaTCGGATATAATTCTTCAGCTATTAACCAAGATCTACCAAGTAGAACTGCCGTATACATTTGCATCGAACTTACcgaaattattaatagaaaCCCGTAGTAAccttaaacaaattattttatacaaaacattttctatAGATATACTTTCAAAGttaatcactctgtatatatatacagatacgaggtctagctattaaataacgagactgcgcgcctagatagcgcctcgtgcgcgtgtttttgagtggcgTAATCGCTTTAGTGAGGACtgagagagcaaatcaaaattcaaagcaATATTGATGGTTTTTTTCGACATAAACGCTAACatgatgactgaatgggttccagagggtTAAACcgtcaaccagacttactatttggcAAGCAGTATTCGACCAGTAAACTTACTCCAGTGTTCGAACGTCCGCCGTACACACCGGATTTGGAACcgcgactttttttgtttccgaataTGAAATCTCTCTGAAAGGGACACGATTTGTATTAATGGAAGTGGTAGAGCAAAAAACGGCAAAGCGGCACTCACAAAAGAAAATTTCCATCACTGTttggatcaatggaaaaaacgtatggaaagatgAGTGGCGAGGGGATGGGGATATTCGAATgtattatttaatagccagacctcgtatatagtACATTAATAATCCATTGTATTAAGCAGCGCTCTTCTTTGTTAATAGGGAATTTTGATATTGACGGTTACTGAACTGAATTACGTTCTAAACGTTGGCAGCCGTGTGGATCGATCTGCGATGTTGTAATATTTCTAAGACAATTGTGTCATAAGTTCTTGTTTGCATTTTTGCATTTTATCAATTAAGTGCTCTGTAAggtgttattttcaaaataaatgaaaaaacactGTGTCAAAAGTTGAAATTGAGACCTCAAACTAGAACatattgaaattctaaaatcTTTTTCCTTTTGGATAAATTGAATGTAAACATAAGAATGAACGGAATCAATTAACTACGTTGCAATTatgtttaacattttttttttttcgtaaaatccGTTTAGTTCCTcatttgttttgtaaaaaaaataaaactcaccACAATCCATTATAGCTTTTGGTAATGTTATAACGGGGAAAACACCGAACACATCCAAAATACAGACAACAGCAAATATTGTGGATAATCCATTGACGCGATTCCTGTCTATGAGAAAAGTATTTTCGTTTGCTTGCATCTTGTGATTACTAAAAATCGTTTGTCTTAGAAACCTTTCTATATGTATGTAGTTCGATACCAATGGTATGTGAAAGCCTTATTGGATTACAACTAGTAAcatatcaaatatcaataaagaTACTGGGTGTCAGAACTAAATTCAATAGTAAAATTCAGtggaaataaattgattttttaaaaaaggcattgttatatatttatttaaagttgAGGGAGACCGGATACAAAAGCAACATTTTGTACTTTTACATTGGTTTCTGGTTTTATGGTAGTCATATTTcgatttaaagaaatttatgaattgaataaatctcACCTAGCCACGTCACTGCTTATCGCAAATTGCCttgcaggaatatttcgaagaaattgtgttcATACGCCTTCTGACAGCTTCGGCCactagaaatgcatttatgtttacgagtcgatgtttttattagtaaacagaggagatgatgagtccacgtggactgacggtttgacattatttttcatttaatttggtATGAACGCCGTGCGTATCATTACCGTCTGAATGCTCGATAGTTTGGATGCTGGAAGATTATCAACTGAAGTAACCGGATTAACTCGAATGGTGAACGATTGTGCAACCGGGAAAACAGTTCTGTCACGTACCATCGAGGGTACTGGCATCGAAAATCCGCCATGTTGTTAACAACTAAATCAGCATTTCTTCTTAGTTTATATTCTATGTTAAATAGGAAAACTCGTTAGGggtataaacaatttaaaaacaacacaaaaggtacgttccaaatattttttattaaatacattcataatattataataataataaaatataagcaaataaattattttcaactactACTACGGATAGCACACCATTTAAATGAAACATACTAACTAATCAAAAGTTTAACTGGTTTTAAAAGCACAAAGTACATAATTTTCAGtcaaatgtataaataataatattttgaattaaaaacttAGAGGTCGAACAAGAAAAATCCTCCAATGGATGATACTTGGGGTTGTCTAGGTAACAACACTTTATTAATGGTATGTACGACACCGTTGGTTGCTAAATTATCACAACCGGTTACCACGGCTCTATTAATTCTTATTCTACTGCCACTACGACCAACTTCTACTTGTGTATTCGCCAGGGTAGATACGAAGCTGCTAAATCCCCAAGAATGTGGACCGACACCTGAACAGCACAAAACCTctggaaatagtaataattacgTTTATTTCATAATTGTATTCTCtttatttcttgataattctcataataatttatttatgaaatgaaacataacctcaaatgaTATGAGTCgacgtccattgaagccaattgacgtctaATATCATTTGAAATTGATCGACGTCTtctgaaaattggaaaataattttatttcaaggtgtttaaaaaaatggtacgcTTCTGTGAGGCTTTAGCTAGAAATCACAGCAAGTAAGCTTATAAAGTGGCAGCTGTGGGATGTATTGACTGAAGCTGAGAGGCCTCCAGCCATATTACACATTTAATTTAATGCGAATGATAACAactatcttttttatttattagtatcACGTTCATAGCAAGACGTGTTATTTAATtgactcgaattacacgtttttgattaatCGTGCCTTACAATTAACCTTATTAGTTTTTAACCACCTTCTGGTTTAACTACAAACACAAGCTCGATATCCCTTCTGGATAACGACTACATAAAAAGTGAGAGAAAAACCCTGGAGGTCATGCTTCAAAAATACTTTCCGGATCCCAAACCAAATAATAATCATATGGCCAGTGTTAAAGCTCCGATTCATACAAACTACAACACTGCCAAAAAGATAATAAACTATGGAGTGGTGATTTGGGAAATTACCCTACAAATCGTCGCATTATATACATCCACGTTTCCTATAACAAGCGCTGGAAATATTGGCGTCTTACCTGGTGAGGATCTTTAGATCCTGCTCTTTTAAAGGCTGTATTCCCGAGCAATGGGAAGAGGGGAAAGTAGTATTTATTCCATAATCAGAAAGAAACGACCACACCGTTCCCAAAGCGTATCAGCCTCACCAGTTTCCTACTAAGAGCAATCATGTTCAACAATTTGTCTACTACACTGGTAAATCCATGAATCTGCATCATCTGATAAGAAAGGTGGAGAGTGCATTGAACTGGTGGCAAAGTCAGTGTGGTGACAGTCGTTGACATTGAAGGAGCATTTGACAATGTTCCTTTTAAAGTAATCTACGTGACACTCGGGAGACGTGGCGCCGAAGTAGTTGTCGAGACCAATGGCTGCACGCAGAGCGGAGTCTTGGGCCCTGCAACTCAGTGGTGCCAGTCCTCACGGGCTAAGGATTATACCAAGGAAAACCGAGCTCCTTCTTTCTACCAGGAGGCACGCTTCCAAATGTAATACTTGGAGATGTTAATACTCTAGAATAGTAAAATATCTGGGAGGAAAACCGCTTTGGTACGAACACGTGgagaacaaaataaaacaatgccAATTGCGCCCTTTTTGGCCTACAGAAGATATATGGGATCTTTCCCCATTGGATTCATACCTCAATACAACCCTTGGATCACCCCTAGTGATAGGATTCGAAGCCACGAGGAGGAGTAAACTTCCGTGGAAGACATCCCCATAATCGAATATTTTTGGCTTGGAGAACACGGTACCGGCTTCCAAACCGAGGTATTCACCACTCGAACGTAATTATCTCAATAATCCTACAAGAGCTGGTTCAAAAGTTAGGAACGTATCCACTTTAACTTCTTGTTTATGATTATAAGACAAAAAATAGGTTAGTTGtcaattattgattatttggGGATAAAAGCCGCGTTCGTTATTAGAACGATCGCAACGTTGCCAACTGTTTTTTATACTTCATTAATtaatactttatttaaaatttggcTACTCGGCTTAACCACTGGAAGgtctaatagaaaataaaaaagaagatgaagTTACATTCTGATACATTTGACAGTTCTTTTTGACAAACtgatatctgtcaaaaattattattcttaaatGTCAATAACAtgatttaaattgaatttgttaATTCAACACGTTATCTTGTTAAATGTAGGTACAAATTTTACGggagaaaattcaaaaatgggTAGTAGTCAAAGTAAATTCAAACCGGATCCTAACGATGTTTGGTATAGGGTCAAAGTTAGTTCGAGTCAACCGAAATATTTGGAATGCGTTTTACAAGCAATCGTAAATCTTAAAGAACCTCACGGGTCTTCCCAAGGAAGAATCATCGGTAACGTTAttagttataattattttaagtaattaatttaaataggTTATGTTATCATAAACAACGTATTTAAGACGTATGCAAAAAAAGAAATCTAAGGGAGTTGAATCTAATGATTTCGAAGACTATTCAACTCTTTTTGTATATAATCgcatttctatttgaaaaactaatgaaatatttattcgtAGTTACGAGGGCAGGTTTGAAGTTTGTAATTTAGTCCCCATCATCTCATCCATTCCACTCCCatagtttatatataatatcatTTATACAAGGGCGAGTCatggaattaaataaaacaacgccacgtaaaaatattgatacgaGGACGAGtcattaatttctttaatttttttctctttacgAACTCTTTGTATTCTCCACCCATATTATTTTATGGggatttatgaaaataatgtcAAGATCATTGGAAAAAGTGCGTGAAAAGATTATTTATACAAGGATGAATCACTAAATTCGCTAATGTTTCAAATGTTCGCCATAATCTCTCTATCTACTTCACCCATTTTATTTTATGGGTATTTATGAGAATAACTCCAAACTCATTAGGAGATTTacgtgaaaatattatttatacgagGATGAGTCATCgaattcctcaatttttttaatgtcccCACGATCtctaaatcatttattttatcaatgtCCTCACGATTTCTACTTCACCCCATTTCATTTATGGGGAGTATTGAAAATAACGCCACTATTATTGGAAGAGTGaggaataaatattatttatacgagggcgagtcattaaatatcattaaattctttaattttttcaatgtccCCATTAACTTTTCATCTACTCCACCCGTATTATTTTATGGggatttatgaaaataatatctCGCTCATTAGAagagtttcaattttttgaatgtCCCCACGAACTCACTATCTACTCCCATATTACTTTGTGGGGACTCATGAAAATAACATCGCACTCATTAGGATCATTAGGAGAGTTACGACGCAATATTTATACGAGGACAGGTCATTAAGTTGAATAAAATAACGCCACGCTCGTTGAAAGGATTACGTAAAAATATTATACGAGGTCGAGtcattaaattcatttattttatcaatgtCCTCACGATTTC is a window encoding:
- the LOC130449993 gene encoding uncharacterized protein LOC130449993 isoform X1, encoding MQANENTFLIDRNRVNGLSTIFAVVCILDVFGVFPVITLPKAIMDCGYYGFLLIISVSSMQMYTAVLLGRSWLIAEELYPMINKKNRYPYAALTEITFGSKFASFVTFLLDLTIFGGGIPNLIVASQNLQLFGQRVSNGSIDISYCFWIIMVGALLCPILWLGSPKDMKCLCSISVGIVLTVFFLTSGCILFSPKYIPEESKVVHNENLPWKNILKAYGILAFQFDIHPSILTIQVDMNDKSRLSKALLSGFLITLSMFGITTIMAYLKLGLLDQPSILEILPTTVFLHAVALLVAVQLCLTSAVSNCALYQQMEDCMSISRDFNSKRCILRTTISILAIVIAESVPKFDLVMSIIGGTLTAPLAFILPPLIFLKMQMMKKLYIEQLALASFTNLVYTKDMSQYVERKYDSEIIVSSNESNHCKTFIYKYFESFFCVFIIVFSTFLTLTTTYFNFLSAIYSYSNLTMPCIYNVSKALIFI
- the LOC130449993 gene encoding uncharacterized protein LOC130449993 isoform X2, which gives rise to MQANENTFLIDRNRVNGLSTIFAVVCILDVFGVFPVITLPKAIMDCGYYGFLLIISVSSMQMYTAVLLGRSWLIAEELYPMINKKNRYPYAALTEITFGSKFASFVTFLLDLTIFGGGIPNLIVASQNLQLFGQRVSNGSIDISYCFWIIMVGALLCPILWLGSPKDMKCLCSISVGIVLTVFFLTSGCILFSPKYIPEESKVVHNENLPWKNILKAYGILAFQFDIHPSILTIQVDMNDKSRLSKALLSGFLITLSMFGITTIMAYLKLGLLDQPSILEILPTTVFLHAVALLVAVQLCLTSAVSNCALYQQMEDCMSISRE